Proteins found in one Lactiplantibacillus paraplantarum genomic segment:
- a CDS encoding Fic family protein codes for MAKTRTYMDKYKFTAAENQRFARANFTKLVHTNARFEGVNTTLPQTQTIMDGMSVAGVPVEDVLTIVNLKRGWQYITAQNSPLTLTMEKQINKIVAAEDALVPGELRQGKGGVDLGSEDFFEPPLINEKQEQSFLQKILADPRTTITDKALTVMYHNMRQQIFWDGNKRTATLSANKIMIDGGAGLINVPLDKWDQWNELIANYYRTNDMAKIKRWTYDNGIQGLQIRANLALKSVKDKTSKRIQKQLKDFADQNPEIKPKNDPENKNDRPSY; via the coding sequence ATGGCTAAAACTCGAACATATATGGACAAGTATAAATTCACAGCTGCAGAAAACCAACGGTTTGCCCGAGCAAACTTTACCAAGTTAGTGCATACTAATGCTCGTTTTGAAGGCGTTAATACCACTTTGCCACAAACACAAACTATTATGGACGGTATGAGCGTAGCAGGAGTACCTGTTGAAGATGTTTTGACGATTGTTAATTTAAAGCGTGGGTGGCAATATATCACTGCTCAAAATTCCCCTTTAACGTTAACCATGGAAAAACAAATCAACAAGATTGTGGCAGCGGAAGACGCCTTAGTACCAGGAGAATTACGGCAAGGGAAAGGAGGAGTTGATTTAGGTAGTGAAGACTTTTTTGAACCACCTTTAATTAACGAAAAACAAGAACAATCCTTTTTACAAAAAATCTTGGCTGATCCACGAACGACGATTACTGATAAAGCATTGACTGTCATGTATCATAATATGCGCCAACAAATCTTTTGGGACGGGAACAAAAGGACGGCGACTTTAAGTGCTAATAAAATTATGATTGACGGTGGTGCAGGCTTAATCAATGTGCCGTTAGATAAGTGGGATCAATGGAACGAACTAATTGCCAATTATTATCGAACTAATGACATGGCTAAAATTAAACGGTGGACATATGACAATGGCATTCAAGGATTACAAATTAGAGCAAACTTAGCGCTTAAATCAGTTAAAGACAAAACTAGTAAAAGAATTCAAAAACAGTTAAAAGATTTTGCGGATCAGAACCCAGAAATCAAGCCCAAAAATGATCCAGAAAATAAAAACGATCGGCCTAGTTATTAG
- a CDS encoding YveK family protein — protein MMDQTVSFDFFIRLVRKYWRAIVSFTVVGLIVAAGLTFFVITPKYQSSVQILVNRKNTNAATEYAGQQADVQMITTYKELIAGQVVLKPTQQQLSERYGIERSLNTLKSEVSVTSTTNSQVFSIAVTDTDAKASATIANQIARSFKNQVQKIIKVNNVTIVAPAETPNGAVSPKKPLNMLVGLVAGLLLGFVYAAIRMLTDRRVHDADFLTDELGLTSLGLVNHQHHHSMKKQALNLNGGYHTHNDRTSSQAMKRV, from the coding sequence ATGATGGATCAAACAGTAAGTTTTGACTTTTTTATCCGGCTTGTCCGTAAATACTGGCGTGCAATTGTCAGTTTTACGGTGGTGGGATTGATAGTTGCCGCAGGGTTGACCTTCTTTGTAATTACGCCTAAGTACCAATCGAGTGTTCAGATTTTGGTTAACCGTAAGAATACTAATGCCGCTACTGAGTACGCTGGGCAGCAGGCTGACGTTCAGATGATTACGACCTACAAGGAATTAATTGCTGGACAAGTGGTTTTAAAACCAACTCAGCAACAATTAAGTGAGCGTTATGGTATTGAGCGCTCACTGAACACATTGAAAAGTGAAGTTAGTGTGACAAGTACGACCAACTCACAAGTTTTCTCGATTGCAGTTACTGACACTGATGCAAAAGCTAGTGCGACAATTGCCAATCAGATTGCTCGTAGTTTTAAGAACCAAGTGCAAAAGATTATTAAAGTTAACAACGTCACGATTGTTGCTCCAGCCGAAACGCCAAATGGTGCGGTATCACCGAAAAAACCTCTTAATATGTTGGTTGGGTTAGTTGCAGGATTGTTACTAGGATTTGTTTATGCAGCGATTCGGATGCTCACTGATCGTCGCGTTCACGACGCTGATTTCTTAACTGATGAATTAGGATTGACTAGTTTAGGCTTGGTTAATCATCAACATCACCATTCAATGAAGAAACAGGCCTTGAATCTGAATGGTGGCTATCATACGCATAATGATCGAACATCGTCACAAGCGATGAAACGAGTTTAG
- a CDS encoding CpsD/CapB family tyrosine-protein kinase — protein sequence MFKRKEQNITTTAPINLTTINEPMSVITEQIKTIRTNINFAATDHQLRTLMVTSAMLGEGKSTVSGNLAVEYAKEGMQVLLVDADLRRPTIHKTFGLKNHKGLSSWLANQMDDVNDAIHPVIGNLFVMTSGPKPPNPAELLGSNKMTEFLTSATRKLDLVIVDAPPILPVTDSQLLANKVDGTVLVVRQGVAQKAAVRDAVNSLKKSQANILGAILNDVRDGSHHGYYGYNNGYGYYSNEDK from the coding sequence ATGTTTAAACGTAAAGAACAGAATATAACGACTACGGCCCCAATTAATCTCACGACGATTAATGAACCAATGTCAGTGATTACAGAACAAATTAAAACGATTCGAACGAACATCAACTTTGCGGCTACGGATCATCAGTTACGAACTTTAATGGTAACTTCCGCAATGCTGGGAGAAGGAAAATCAACGGTGAGCGGGAATTTAGCTGTTGAATATGCTAAAGAAGGGATGCAAGTCCTATTAGTTGATGCCGATTTACGTCGGCCAACAATCCATAAGACATTTGGCCTTAAAAACCATAAAGGATTAAGTTCATGGTTAGCCAACCAAATGGATGATGTGAATGATGCAATTCATCCCGTCATTGGCAATCTATTTGTGATGACGAGTGGTCCTAAGCCACCTAATCCTGCCGAACTATTGGGTAGTAATAAAATGACCGAATTTTTGACTTCGGCAACGCGTAAATTAGATTTGGTGATCGTTGACGCACCACCAATTTTGCCAGTGACTGACTCACAGTTGCTCGCTAATAAAGTTGATGGCACGGTCTTAGTTGTTCGCCAAGGTGTAGCCCAAAAGGCAGCGGTTCGTGATGCTGTTAATTCATTAAAGAAATCGCAAGCTAACATTCTGGGTGCGATTTTGAATGATGTTCGTGATGGTTCGCACCACGGTTATTACGGCTATAACAATGGTTATGGGTACTACAGTAATGAAGATAAATAA
- a CDS encoding tyrosine-protein phosphatase, with protein sequence MKINNLVDLHCHILPAIDDGSPSLEESLELARQAVADGIRYILATPHHMDRHYLNHAYDVETAVKAFQAELDKNDIPLTVFPGQEVHLNGQLMENIDDLLGIDTSRNYLLLELPHEMVPSYLDEMIFQLSCEGITPVIAHPERNAQIIAEPQRLYKLVEQGVLAQVTATSLVGTFGEQVQRTAKEFVKCGLVQVVASDAHTLKNRGFAMTKAYEVLNEMDSKYPERFATNARDLLNGEQIDIGKIEIPRKQRKHWLF encoded by the coding sequence ATGAAGATAAATAATTTAGTTGACTTACATTGCCATATTTTACCGGCTATTGATGATGGCTCGCCTTCGTTAGAGGAGTCGTTAGAATTGGCGCGGCAGGCGGTTGCTGATGGAATTCGTTATATTTTAGCGACACCGCATCATATGGATCGACATTATCTTAATCATGCATATGATGTTGAAACGGCTGTTAAAGCGTTTCAGGCAGAGTTAGATAAAAATGATATTCCATTAACCGTTTTTCCTGGTCAAGAGGTACATCTGAACGGTCAGCTAATGGAAAATATTGATGATTTGTTGGGTATAGATACTAGTAGAAACTATTTACTGTTGGAATTACCTCATGAAATGGTTCCAAGTTATCTTGATGAAATGATTTTTCAATTGTCATGCGAAGGTATCACGCCAGTTATTGCACATCCTGAACGTAATGCTCAAATTATTGCGGAGCCTCAACGGTTATACAAGCTAGTTGAGCAGGGGGTCCTGGCACAGGTTACGGCCACGAGTTTAGTTGGCACTTTTGGGGAACAAGTCCAACGAACCGCAAAAGAATTTGTTAAGTGCGGTTTGGTGCAGGTGGTCGCGTCGGATGCACATACGCTGAAAAATCGGGGCTTTGCTATGACCAAGGCCTACGAAGTATTAAATGAAATGGATTCGAAATATCCTGAACGTTTTGCAACCAACGCTCGGGATTTGTTGAATGGTGAACAGATCGATATTGGTAAGATTGAGATACCACGAAAACAGCGAAAGCACTGGTTGTTCTAA
- a CDS encoding NAD-dependent epimerase/dehydratase family protein translates to MKALVTGGAGFIGSHLVDHLVAEGLDVVVVDNLSMGDLHNVKHQDEVTIYVEDVRNEKFMQQLLQEERPDYIYFLAAVASVADSIERPAETHSVNQTAVFNMLEYIRKTNLPIKQFLFTSSAAVYGNLPELPKKEDSRVDPLSPYAIDKYATERFVLAYGELYDLPTVCVRFFNVYGPGQNPSSPYSGVLSILTDCLNNKKPFTLYGDGSQTRDFVYVEDVIQALWLITKSDTEHEVFNIANGNEASLNAIIETYEKVAGTSLQIKKAPGREGEVKRSVANIGKLIKLGYTTKWSLEAGLSKYWEGTQRREASR, encoded by the coding sequence ATGAAAGCATTGGTAACTGGAGGAGCGGGATTTATTGGTTCCCACCTTGTGGACCACTTGGTTGCAGAAGGATTGGACGTTGTCGTAGTTGATAACTTGTCCATGGGGGACTTACATAATGTTAAGCATCAGGATGAAGTCACTATTTATGTTGAAGATGTCCGCAACGAAAAGTTTATGCAACAGCTTTTACAAGAAGAACGGCCCGATTATATTTACTTTCTAGCAGCTGTTGCTAGTGTTGCCGATTCGATTGAACGTCCAGCTGAAACCCATTCAGTGAATCAAACTGCAGTATTCAATATGTTGGAATATATTCGGAAGACTAATTTACCAATTAAACAGTTCCTATTTACGTCTTCGGCAGCGGTTTATGGTAATCTGCCAGAATTACCTAAGAAAGAAGACTCACGAGTTGATCCATTATCACCATATGCGATTGATAAGTATGCTACGGAACGTTTTGTACTAGCATATGGTGAACTTTATGATTTACCAACTGTCTGTGTGCGTTTCTTCAATGTTTATGGCCCTGGTCAAAATCCCAGTTCGCCATATTCAGGGGTGCTGTCGATCTTGACTGATTGTCTCAATAACAAGAAGCCATTTACCTTGTACGGAGACGGGAGTCAGACACGAGATTTTGTGTATGTTGAAGATGTTATCCAAGCATTATGGTTGATAACGAAAAGTGATACTGAGCATGAAGTCTTTAATATCGCCAATGGTAATGAAGCCAGCTTAAATGCCATTATTGAAACATATGAGAAGGTTGCAGGAACGTCATTGCAGATTAAAAAGGCGCCAGGGCGTGAAGGGGAAGTAAAACGTTCAGTGGCCAACATCGGTAAGTTAATTAAGTTAGGGTACACGACGAAGTGGTCGTTAGAAGCGGGCTTGAGCAAATATTGGGAAGGGACGCAACGACGTGAAGCAAGTCGATGA
- a CDS encoding sugar transferase produces the protein MDYRFPAMIGKPVTGWKLFVKRIFDLTVGLIGTVLSAPIVLVFAILVKLTSKGPAFYKQERVGLMGKSFNVIKLRSMYQDAEARTGAVWAQKNDPRITPIGRFMRKTRVDELPQFWNVLKGDMSLVGPRPERPVLTEEFSRQFPDFPRRLRIIPGITGYAQINGGYDITPDEKCKLDNYYIEHFSVWFDIKMLLGTVKIVFTGDGAR, from the coding sequence ATGGATTATCGCTTTCCAGCTATGATTGGAAAGCCAGTTACGGGCTGGAAACTGTTTGTAAAACGGATTTTTGATCTTACTGTTGGGTTAATCGGGACGGTTTTGAGTGCGCCAATTGTCCTAGTGTTTGCCATTCTTGTAAAGCTGACTTCTAAAGGGCCAGCATTTTATAAGCAAGAGCGGGTTGGCCTCATGGGGAAGAGTTTTAATGTAATTAAGTTGCGGTCGATGTATCAGGATGCTGAAGCACGAACCGGTGCGGTTTGGGCCCAAAAGAATGATCCGCGAATTACGCCCATTGGTCGGTTTATGCGAAAAACTCGAGTAGATGAATTACCACAATTTTGGAATGTATTAAAAGGTGATATGAGTTTGGTAGGACCGCGACCAGAACGGCCAGTACTGACAGAGGAATTTAGTCGGCAATTTCCAGATTTTCCTAGAAGGTTACGTATTATTCCTGGTATTACAGGGTATGCACAAATCAATGGTGGCTACGATATTACGCCAGATGAGAAATGTAAGTTGGATAATTACTATATTGAACATTTTTCGGTTTGGTTCGATATTAAGATGTTATTAGGAACAGTCAAAATTGTGTTTACTGGAGATGGTGCACGTTGA
- a CDS encoding glycosyltransferase: MITDSEEYTYTGLMSVYARENPTLFENALTSILNQTIRPDYFLLVKDGMLTDELENTIKMVKDKFEHCGIRFIQLQNKQNLGLGASLNRGLTACPTEFVARFDSDDVNVDLRMEKTMNAFRENPRLVIVGSQIFEFNTDESHPLDVKNVPTSNDDIKRCSVKRNPFNHMSVTFRKSVISKVGGYIDVPLFEDYFLWIRVIHSKYPVLNLDDILVKAHVDGCFTSKRGGFHYLLKEIHFQNLLLKGHYIGIFQYVYNVVVRGSIRILPSKVLRLIYLHLRNTSK; encoded by the coding sequence TTGATAACTGATTCTGAAGAGTATACATATACTGGCTTGATGTCCGTATATGCACGTGAAAATCCGACGTTGTTTGAAAACGCACTGACCTCTATATTGAATCAAACCATAAGACCTGATTACTTCTTGCTTGTCAAAGATGGAATGTTAACAGATGAATTAGAAAATACTATCAAGATGGTCAAAGATAAATTTGAACACTGCGGAATCCGATTTATCCAGTTACAAAACAAGCAAAACTTAGGGTTAGGGGCATCTTTAAATAGAGGTTTGACGGCATGTCCAACAGAATTTGTCGCACGTTTTGATTCAGATGACGTTAATGTAGATTTACGAATGGAAAAAACTATGAATGCTTTTAGAGAAAATCCTAGACTAGTAATTGTCGGTTCCCAAATCTTTGAGTTTAATACAGACGAGAGTCATCCATTGGACGTAAAAAATGTGCCGACATCTAATGATGATATTAAAAGATGCAGTGTAAAAAGGAATCCTTTTAATCACATGTCTGTAACGTTTAGAAAAAGTGTTATCTCTAAAGTGGGCGGTTACATTGATGTGCCATTGTTTGAGGACTATTTTTTGTGGATTCGTGTTATTCATTCAAAATATCCAGTATTGAATTTAGATGATATTTTAGTTAAAGCTCATGTTGATGGATGTTTTACAAGTAAACGTGGTGGATTTCATTATCTATTAAAAGAAATTCATTTTCAAAATTTACTTTTAAAAGGACATTATATAGGTATTTTTCAATATGTATATAATGTAGTTGTGCGTGGTAGTATCAGAATCTTACCATCTAAGGTATTACGTTTGATATATTTACATCTAAGAAATACAAGCAAATGA
- the tagD gene encoding glycerol-3-phosphate cytidylyltransferase, with amino-acid sequence MKRILTYGTFDLLHKGHVRLLKRARDLGDNLIVGVSTDDFNSIKGKRAYTSFEDRKYILEALSCVDRVIPENSWDQKIHDVMTNNIDIFVMGDDWKGKFDYLKEYCEVIYIPRTEGISTTKIKQDLESFN; translated from the coding sequence ATGAAAAGGATATTAACGTATGGCACGTTTGACTTGCTACACAAGGGCCATGTCAGACTTTTAAAGCGTGCAAGAGATCTAGGAGACAACTTAATTGTGGGAGTTTCTACGGATGATTTTAATTCGATTAAGGGTAAAAGAGCATATACTTCTTTTGAAGATAGAAAGTATATTTTAGAAGCTTTAAGTTGTGTTGACAGAGTGATTCCTGAGAATAGCTGGGATCAAAAAATACATGATGTGATGACTAATAATATTGATATATTTGTGATGGGTGATGATTGGAAGGGCAAGTTTGATTATTTGAAAGAATATTGTGAAGTTATTTATATTCCTCGGACGGAAGGAATTTCAACAACTAAAATTAAACAGGATCTTGAGTCATTTAATTGA